The window TTATTACTTCTCCTTGCTGCGATGATTTGGGGTAGTGCCTTTGTCGCCCAGCAGGTTGGTACTGGCAGCCTCGGCACCATATCTTTTACTGGCGCCCGCTTTATGGTGGGAGCGCTCGTTGTGCTTCCTTTTGCGCTACTACAGTTCAGGCGGGTTCATAACACAGAGAGAACTTTCGTAAAGGGGGACTGGCTGATCCTGGCGGTAACAGGCATGGTGCTCTATCTGGCCGCGGCCCTGCAGCAGTATGGGATTCTTCATACCACCGTCACCAACGCCGGATTTCTTACCGCGATCTACGTACCCATGGTGCCGGTGATCGGCCTGCTGCTGCTCAGGAAAAAAGTGCATTGGTCAGTATGGCCTGCCTCCATCGGATGCGTTATCGGTACCTATATATTAAATGGCGGCAGGTATGCAGAGCTGCAGATGGGAGATTACTGGGTATTGACCAGTACTCTTTTCTGGGCCAGCCATGTACTGCTCGTCGGCTATATTGTTTCAAGAACCAGGGCACCACTAGTGGTGGCGACTACCCAGTTTTTTGTCTGTGGTTTCGTCGGACTGGGAGTGGGATTCATTGTTGAACAGCCTGCTCTTGCAGATTTTACTAGTGCTCTGTTCGGTATCGGTTATGTGGGGATTTTCTCCGTTGGCATGGCTTTTACCCTGCAGGTTGTTGGTCAACGCTACACCCCGGCGGCTGATGCCGCCATTATTCTTAGTTCGGAGACGGTCTTTGCCGCGATTGCCGGAGCTTTTTTTCTCGGTGAGAGACTTTCCCTGTTTCAGATGTCCGGTGCAGCACTTATTCTTTCAGGAATCGTTGCGGTCGAGCTTCTGCCGCTCACCCGCCTGGGAAAACCAAAGCCTCTTGAGTGAGGTTGGGTTGCGATTCCTAATGAAAACACTTGCTTTTTTCAGATAAGTCATTTATGTGATGACCAGTCATTACCGGAGAAAGCTTGAGAAAAGATTCAGGTAGGTGACCGAATCCGCGAGTATATATATGTGTTGCCGGCGGGAGCTGTTTTTAGCCGGTAAATGCTGTGGATGTCTCAGGTCATCACCGCAATCATTAAAGCAAAAATCAGGAGACTATTATGGCCGTTCATGTACCGGATCATCCGCTCATCAAACATAAGCTTGGTCTGATGCGCCAGCATGACATATCTACCAAGGATTTCCGTGATCTTTCCTCAGAGGTGGCTCGACTTCTCACCTATGAGGCCTCCAAAGATATGGAGACCCAGAAGAAGACCATTCAGGGCTGGGCCGGACCAGTCGAGGTTGATGAGATCAAGGGAAAGAAGATCACCATTGTACCGATCCTGCGTGCAGGTCTCGGCATGATGAATGGTGTGATCGACCTTATCCCGTCCGCCAAGGTCAGTGTTGTCGGTTACTACCGTAATGAAGAGACCCTGATGCCGGTTGAGTACTATGTGAAGACTGCATCACGCATGGAAGAACGTACCGCGCTTATTCTTGATCCGATGCTGGCCACCGGTGGAACCCTGCTTGCAACCATCGATACCCTGAAAAAGTCTGGTTGTAAAAAGATCAAAGGGCTTTTCCTGGTGGCGGCCCCGGAGGGGATCGCCAAGATAACCTCTGCTCATCCTGATGTAGACATATATGTTGCGGCAGTTGACGACAAGCTCAACGATGTCGGATACATACTACCAGGCCTAGGTGATGCCGGAGATAAGATCTTCGGCACTAAATAGCCAAAAAAGTCATTACAGTTTCTGTAATGACTTTTTTTTTGCCGGTTGTTCCGGAGGGAACCCGGTTTTTTCATGAATAGTGTTTCATCGTCATGCTGTTCATGGGATATGCGAACCAACGGAAAATCCCCCCTGTCAGGTAAACAGGGGTGTTGTAAGAAATTTGAAATACGTAATAATGGGAGGGAAATTTATGTCTGTAGAAACACCGAATACAGAGTACCAGTTCAGGCTTGGTGACAGTCTGCTAGGTGCCCAGATGTTGTTTGTGGCATTCGGCGCATTGGTGCTGGTTCCGATTCTGACCGGTCTGGATCCGAACGTCGCACTTTTTACCGCCGGTTTGGGTACACTTATCTTTCAGGTAATCACTAAAGGTAAGGTTCCGGTATTCCTGGCTTCATCTTTTGCTTTTATCGCACCGATTATTTACGGCGTGCAGACCTGGGGCATTCCGGCAACCATGTGTGGCCTGGCTGCCGCTGGTGTTTTCTATGTGATTTTGAGTTTCCTCATTCGCATTTTTGGCTCACAAATGCTGCACAGGCTGCTGCCTCCCATCGTTACCGGTCCCATCATCATGGTTATCGGTCTGGTGCTGGCCCCCGTTGCAGTGAATATGGCCATGGGTCTTACCGGAGATGGTTCTGCCTGGCTGGTGCCGGGGAAAACTGCTGCGATTGTTGCCGGTGTTTCTCTGACCGTGACCGCACTGGTCTCCCTGCTTGGCCGTGGCTGGATTAAGCTTATTCCTATTCTCTGCGGTATTATAGCAGGGTATGTAACTTCCCTGGCCCTTGATGTGACCGGCTTTACAGCCAGTGTTCAGGCATCGTTTGCGCCTGGTGATCTGGCAAATTATACCGCCCCTGCGCTTATCTCCATGGCGCCTGTCGGCGATAAAGCATGGTTTGCAATGCCTTCCTTTGTTTTTCCTGAGTGGAGCTGGGCGGCTATCCTCTTTATTGTTCCGGTTGCCATTGCCCCGGCTATTGAGCATTTCGGTGACGTACTGGCGGTGGGTTCTATTACCGGCAAGGACTATGTCAAGGATCCTGGGATCGAGAACACTATGCTCGGCGACGGTATCGCAACTTCTGTTGCTTCACTGCTCGGTGGGCCGCCAAATACCACCTATTCTGAGGTGAGTGGGGCCGTTGCGCTGACCAAGGCTTATAATCCTGCGATTATGACTTGGGCTGCGATCTGTGCTATCCTTCTTTCATTGGTCGGCAAGGTCGGTGCGCTTCTGGCGACCATTCCTGTGCCGGTTATGGGCGGTATCATGATTCTGTTGTTCGGTATGATCACCGTGGTCGGTATCAACACTTTGGTTAGATCCGGCAAAGATCTGACTACCCCGCGCAACCTGATCATCGTTGCTGTTATTCTGGTCTGCGGTATTGGTGGTATGAAGTTCACTGCAGGGAATTTTGCCATTGAAAAGATTGGTCTTGCAGCGATTCTGGGTCTTCTTCTCAATCTGATCCTGCCACAGGAGCGAAAGGAATCCTAACCCGTACTTCTCATCGGCTCAGGTAGTGTCAGGTTCGAAGTTTTGGTAGTAAGCCATCGGAACCCATGATCACACCTAAATAGTCGAGATGACGAGGTCGCATGGACCGTGGCCTAAAGGCTTCGAAGTCCATGCGTATCTCTTGCAGGGCAACTGCGGTGAGCATTTTGTCGAAAAAGCCGAGGACTCGTGTTGTGTAATCGTTGAAAATCAAGTGCTTTTATATGTCGACACATTGCTCCTGAAGAATTTGTCCTGGGCTTCCGATGGAGTGCTATCGAGGTGCTTTTTCCTGTGCTCAGCTGGAATGTTTTGCAAAGATTTTGGAATTGGACTAATTTCATCCTTTGGGAATTATAAGGATTTTGTTGCGGAATCCGTATTTTCCCCCTGTATTGAATGCTTAAACCGCGAAAGTATGGTCGAAAAACTGTCGCGGTTTGAACATGTTACATGATGAATATGTCACATATCGCGAAGTCATCTGTAAGAAACAACACAAAGAGGAGAGAAAGAACATGAAAAAGTCAAATTTGTTGGCCGCTTTTTGTGGTGTATCATTGTTGACCATGGGAGCACTCGGCGCCCAGGCAAAGACACTGGTATACTGCTCTGAAGGTAGTCCAGAGGGTTGGAACCCGTCCTTGTATACCGCAGGAACCACCTTTGACGCCACTTCCCGCCAGATTTTCAACAAGCTTGTGGAGTTCGAGCGTGGAGAGACCAAGATTGTTCCCGGCCTGGCAGAGAGCTGGGAGGTTTCTGAAGATGGTCTGGTTTACACCTTCAATCTGAGAAAAGGCGTAAAGTTCCATACTACCAAGGATTTCACCCCGACCCGTGATTTCAATGCCGATGACGTTGTTTTCAGTTTCATGCGTCAGCTTGACAAAGAACATCCATTCCATAAAATATCAGGTGGCTCTTACGAGTATTTTGAGAGTATGTCCATGCCTGATATCATCAAGTCTATCGAAAAAGTTGATGACTATACCGTCAAGTTTGTTCTCAACAAGCCTGAAGCTCCGATGATGGCCAACCTGGCTATGGATTTCGCCTCAATCTTCTCCGCAGAATATGCCGATAATCTGGTGGCTGCAGGTACCCCGGAAGCTATTGACCAGAATCCAGTAGGAACCGGTCCTTTCCAGCTGGTTGCGTACCAGAAAGACGCTGTTATCCGTTACAAGGCCAATCCTGACTACTGGGCGGGCAAAGCAGCTATCGATAACCTGGTATTTGCCATTACTCCTGACGCATCCGTACGGTACCAGAAGCTGAAAGCCGGCGAGTGTCATGTAATGCCTTACCCGAATCCTGCAGATCTGAAGGCGATGGCTGAAGATAAGGACATCAACCTGATGGAGAAAGAGGGACTGAACGTGGGTTATCTTGCGTACAACTCCCAGATGGCTCCTTTTGATAACCCGGTTGTCCGTAAGGCGCTGAACAAGGCTATCAATAAGCAGGCTATCCTCGACGCGGTATTCCAGGGTGCTGGTAAAATAGCCAAGAACCCGATTCCGCCGACCATCTGGTCGTACAACGACGCGGTTCAGGATGACAGTTATGATCCAGAGGCTGCTAAAAAGATGCTTGCTGATGCCGGTATCACCAGCATTGATACCAAGATCTGGGCAATGCCTGTACAGCGTCCATACAACCCGAATGCCCGCCGTATGGCAGAGATCATTCAGGCTGACTGGGCCAAGGTTGGTGTAAACGCAGAGATCGTTTCCTACGAGTGGGGTGAGTACCTCAAGCGCTCCAAGGATATGGATCGTGATGGTGCAGTACTGTTGGGCTGGACCGGTGATAATGGAGATCCAGACAACTTCCTGGCAGTTCTCCTCGGTTGTGATGGTGTTGGAAGCGCAAACCGTGCCCAGTGGTGTCATCAGCCTTTCGAGGACCTGATCCAGAAGGCGAAGGTTGTTTCCGACCCTGCCGAGCGTACCAAACTCTATGAAGAGGCGCAGGTTGTATTCAAGGAGCAGGCTCCTTGGGCTACCATCGCTCACTCAGTAGTATATGAGCCGATCCGTACAGAGGTTCAGAACTACAAGATCGATCCTTTTGGGGGTCACATCTTCTACGGTGTTGATCTGAAATAGTCCAGTCATATCTGGGTCGGGTACCTTAAACGGTATCCGACCCAAATCAATGGGCTGATATCCTGAATAATCATAAGAAGTAATTTCTGATGTTTACATTTCTATTAAGGAAACTGGGCGTAATACTGCCTACTTTTTTCGGGGTTACTCTGGTGGCGTTTGTCTTTATCCGTATGCTGCCGGGCGACCCCGTTATGCTGATGGCGGGCGAGCGCGGCATGTCTGAAGAACGGCATGCCCAGATGATGAAACAGTTCGGATTCGATCGCCCCATCTGGGAACAGTATCTCTCCTATGTTGGTGATCTTGCACAGGGTGACCTCGGTAATTCGATTATTACCAAGAAGCCGGTTGCGGAGGAGTTTTTTACGCTTTTCCCGGCGACTATGGAACTTTCCCTGTGTGCGATTATCATCGCGGTCTTTATTGGTTTGCCAGCGGGAATGCTAGCCGCGACCCGGCGAGGGTCGGTGTTTGACCACACGGTGATGGCCGGCGCCCTCACCGGGTATTCAATGCCGATCTTCTGGTGGGGTCTGCTGCTTATAATTTTCTTCTCAGGTATTCTCGGGTGGACTCCTGTTTCCGGTAGAATTTCGCTGATGTACTATTTTGAACCGGTGACCGGGCTGATGTTGATTGACAGTCTGCTCTCCGGCCAGAAAGGTGCATTTGCGTCCGCTATCTCACATCTGATTCTACCCTCTGTTGTTCTGGCCACAATCCCGATGGCAGTGATTGCCCGTCAGACCCGGTCAGCCATGCTGGAGGTCCTGGGTGAGGATTATGTGAGAACAGCCAGAGCGAAAGGACTTGGACCTGGTCGGGTCATTGGTCTGCATGCGCTTAGAAACGCGATGATCCCGGTAATTACTGTAATCGGTCTACAGGTTGGCGTACTCTTTGCCGGTGCGATTCTCACCGAGACTATCTTCTCATGGCCCGGTATCGGCAAATGGATGGTTGATTCTATTTTCAGAAGGGACTACCCGTCAGTACAGGGTGGTCTGCTTATGATTGCGGCCATTGTTATGACGGTCAACCTGATAGTAGACATACTCTACGGCCTGATCAATCCACAAATTCGACACACAGATTAATTATGTCAGATGCTTCTTCACTTCAGGATACAGTGATCGATACCCGCCAGGGGGGCCGTATGGCCCTTTTGAAGGAGTTTTGGTCATATTTTAGCGAGAATCGTGGTGCGGTAATCGGGCTGATCTTCTTTGTCTGTATTGTGCTGATCGCCATTTTTGCCGATTTTGTCGCTCCCCATGCACCTAATCAGCAGTATCGTGACGCCTTCCTGCAGCCACCTTTCTGGCTGGATGGCGGAAGCCTGCGTTTCCCGCTGGGCACCGATGCGGTTGGCCGTGACCTGTTGTCACGACTTATTTACGGTTCGAGATTCTCTCTTTTTATTGGCTGCGTTGTTGTTTCCGTATCGCTCTTCGCCGGTATAGTTCTCGGTCTGTGCGCCGGATTTTTCCGGGGCAGGGTCGATACCTTCATCATGCGCATCATGGACATCGTGCTGGCCTTTCCAAGCCTTTTGCTTGCACTGGTTCTGGTGGCGCTGCTCGGGCCAAGCCTCATTAATGCCATGATAGCGATCGCCATCGTGCAGCAACCACATTACGTGCGTCTGACCCGTGCTGCGGTGATAGGCTGTATGACCAAAGACTATGTGACTGCCGCACGAGTGATAGGTGTCAGCAGAATGCGCCTGATGTTCGTGACTATCCTGCCCAACTGCATGGCACCACTTATCGTTCAGGCTGCGCTTTCCTTTTCCACCGCGATCCTTGATGCCGCAGCACTCGGCTTTCTTGGAATGGGTGCTCAGCCTCCGACTCCGGAGTGGGGCACCATGCTGGCGGAGGCGAGGGAATTTATTTTGCGGGCATGGTGGGTTGTCACCTTTCCGGGACTAGCCATTCTGTTGACGGTGCTTGCTATCAACCTCATGGGTGATGGTCTTAGAGATGCACTCGATCCGAAACTCAAACGGTCATAGAAGAGATGTCATTACTTGAAATAGAAAATTTATCCGTCTCCTTCCTGACTGCCGGCGGGCAGTTCAAGGCGGTTGACGGTGTAACTTTAAATGTCAATCCCGGTGACGTCGTTTCAGTGGTAGGCGAGTCCGGGTCGGGCAAATCGGTCGCGATGCTGGCGCTGATGGGGCTTCTGCCCTGGACCGCCACCGTTACGGCAGACAGGCTCTGTTTTGACGGCAGGGATATGCTTACCCTGGGCCGCAAGGAGCGTCGTGCTATTATCGGTTCCGAGATGACCATGATCTTCCAGGAGCCCATGACCAGCCTTAACCCCTGCTTTACCGTGGGCTTTCAGCTTACGGAATCGCTCAAGGTACACAAGGGAATGGATCGTAAGCAGTGCCGGGAGCGTGCTATCGAGTTGCTGGAACTGGTTGGTATTCCAGAACCGAAGCGTCGCCTCAACGCCTTTCCACATCAGCTGTCTGGTGGTATGAGCCAGAGGGTGATGATCGCCATGGCGATCAGCTGTAACCCCCGCCTGCTCATTGCCGACGAGCCGACTACCGCACTCGATGTGACCATTCAGGCCCAGATTCTCGATCTGCTTTTAAAATTGCAGAAAGAGAAGGATATGGCGCTCATTCTTATCACCCATGATATGGGTGTTGTTGCTGAAACAGCGGATCGTGTCGTGGTGCAGTACGCTGGTCAGCAGGTTGAGAAGCAGGATGTGAAAGGTCTCTTCAGTGATCCGCACCATCCCTATGCCGCAGCGCTTCTGGCTTCATTGCCTGAGAGGAGCAATGCCAAGATACTGCCATCCATCCCGGGCGTTGTGCCGGGCCAGTTTGACCGGCCTGCTGGTTGCCTTTTCTCTCCCCGTTGTTCCTACGCGACGGAGCTGTGCAGGACAACCGCCCCAAAAGAGTCGTCAATGGAGCTTGGAAGGGCCTTGTGCCATTATCCACTGGTTGGTGGTAGACCCACAGGACATCCTGAGAAAGGGGAGGATGCGGCATGAATGGCAATATAGTTCTTGAAGCGGAAAATCTGAAAAAGCACTATGAGGTTCGGCGGGGCGCCTTTAAGGCCCCTGCGGTTGTGAAAGCCCTTGATGGTGCCTCCTTTAACCTGGAGCGTGGTAAGACCCTTGCCGTGGTTGGTGAGTCCGGCTGTGGTAAATCTACATTGGCCAGGCTGGTGACCCTTATCGAGGAGCCGACCTCAGGTGTCATGAAAATTGATGGTGTCGATCTCGCGTCTATAAGCGCTGCCGAGCGCAGGAAGTATCACGCCAAGGTGCAGATCGTTTTCCAGGACCCGTATGGCTCGTTGAATCCACGTCAGAAGATCGGTCATGCCCTGGAAGAACCGCTGCTGGTCAATACCGACACACCGAAGGTTGAAAGGGAACGATTGGCTCGGGAGATGCTTGATCTTGTGGGATTGCGCCCTGAGCACTATGATCGTTATCCACACATGTTTTCCGGTGGTCAGCGACAGCGTATCGCGGTTGCCAGAGCGCTTATGCTTGAACCGGAAATTCTGGTTCTCGATGAGCCCGTCTCAGCGCTGGATGTCTCTATTCAGGCCCAGATCCTTAATCTGCTGGCTGAGCTGCAGGAACGGATGAACCTGGCCTATCTCTTTATCAGCCATGATCTCTCGGTTGTACACCATATCGCCGATGAGGTGATGGTGATGTATCTCGGTGTTCCGGTCGAGTCCGGTAACAGGGAAACCATTTTTAACAATCCAAAGCATCCGTACACCGAAGCCCTCCTTTCAGCGACCCCGGTTGCCGACCCGTTTAAAGAGAAGAAGCGTATCGTACTGACTGGTGAGTTGCCTTCGCCGATGAACCCGCCGAGTGGCTGTACCTTTCACCCACGTTGTCCGAAAATGATCGATATCTGCCCTAAAGAGGTGCCGATGCCTCGTCAGGTCGGGGAGAGTCTTACGGCCTGTCACGTAGCAAAGCCCTGAAAAGATACTAAAGGTTGTCCAGCGCGACGATTTTCGTCGCGTTGGGGTCGGGTTTTTGTTGACATATGACGGAATATTGATCATTTTCCTTGGGGGTTTCTTGACTGAAACTCCAATGTGGAGCACTGTATATATGTGGTCTGCCCGAAATAGGGGTTGTAATTTCACTGGGTGCGTAGCCCCGGATAGCCAACTCTTTCTCAGCCGATTGGATTCGGCTGTTTTTTAACAGTATTGTTTCACACCATGCCAAAAAAAGTATATGCCGTTTCGGCACTCATCAAAGCCAATGAAATTCTAGAGTTTCTCCTACAGAAAGGGGAAGCCTCGTTCACAGAAATTCACACTACCCTTGGACATCCCAAGAGCAGCACATACAAGACTATCAGCACTCTCGAATCGCTGGGTTTTATCAGGGAGGTTGGAGAAAGCGCCAGGTATACCCTGGGACTCAGACTGATAGAACTCGGTGCCAAGGCGGCGGCTCATGTGGATATGACCACAGAGGCCAGACCTTTGGTGAAAATGCTCTCAAATGATACCGAGCGGACTGTCCATCTTGGTATCCTCGATGGTACCGAAGTAATCTACCTGTTAAAAGAGAACGTTCACGGTTCCATTTCCATCGATACCTGGGCCGGAAAACGGGTAGGTGTCCACTCTACTGCCATGGGTAAAGTGCTCCTCGCCTGGAAGACAGAAAAAGAGATTGACCGGATCCTGAAAGGTGTTGACCTGGTCAAGCTCACC of the Desulfosediminicola ganghwensis genome contains:
- a CDS encoding DMT family transporter produces the protein MNRIQANLLLLLAAMIWGSAFVAQQVGTGSLGTISFTGARFMVGALVVLPFALLQFRRVHNTERTFVKGDWLILAVTGMVLYLAAALQQYGILHTTVTNAGFLTAIYVPMVPVIGLLLLRKKVHWSVWPASIGCVIGTYILNGGRYAELQMGDYWVLTSTLFWASHVLLVGYIVSRTRAPLVVATTQFFVCGFVGLGVGFIVEQPALADFTSALFGIGYVGIFSVGMAFTLQVVGQRYTPAADAAIILSSETVFAAIAGAFFLGERLSLFQMSGAALILSGIVAVELLPLTRLGKPKPLE
- the upp gene encoding uracil phosphoribosyltransferase, producing the protein MAVHVPDHPLIKHKLGLMRQHDISTKDFRDLSSEVARLLTYEASKDMETQKKTIQGWAGPVEVDEIKGKKITIVPILRAGLGMMNGVIDLIPSAKVSVVGYYRNEETLMPVEYYVKTASRMEERTALILDPMLATGGTLLATIDTLKKSGCKKIKGLFLVAAPEGIAKITSAHPDVDIYVAAVDDKLNDVGYILPGLGDAGDKIFGTK
- a CDS encoding uracil-xanthine permease family protein, encoding MSVETPNTEYQFRLGDSLLGAQMLFVAFGALVLVPILTGLDPNVALFTAGLGTLIFQVITKGKVPVFLASSFAFIAPIIYGVQTWGIPATMCGLAAAGVFYVILSFLIRIFGSQMLHRLLPPIVTGPIIMVIGLVLAPVAVNMAMGLTGDGSAWLVPGKTAAIVAGVSLTVTALVSLLGRGWIKLIPILCGIIAGYVTSLALDVTGFTASVQASFAPGDLANYTAPALISMAPVGDKAWFAMPSFVFPEWSWAAILFIVPVAIAPAIEHFGDVLAVGSITGKDYVKDPGIENTMLGDGIATSVASLLGGPPNTTYSEVSGAVALTKAYNPAIMTWAAICAILLSLVGKVGALLATIPVPVMGGIMILLFGMITVVGINTLVRSGKDLTTPRNLIIVAVILVCGIGGMKFTAGNFAIEKIGLAAILGLLLNLILPQERKES
- a CDS encoding ABC transporter substrate-binding protein encodes the protein MKKSNLLAAFCGVSLLTMGALGAQAKTLVYCSEGSPEGWNPSLYTAGTTFDATSRQIFNKLVEFERGETKIVPGLAESWEVSEDGLVYTFNLRKGVKFHTTKDFTPTRDFNADDVVFSFMRQLDKEHPFHKISGGSYEYFESMSMPDIIKSIEKVDDYTVKFVLNKPEAPMMANLAMDFASIFSAEYADNLVAAGTPEAIDQNPVGTGPFQLVAYQKDAVIRYKANPDYWAGKAAIDNLVFAITPDASVRYQKLKAGECHVMPYPNPADLKAMAEDKDINLMEKEGLNVGYLAYNSQMAPFDNPVVRKALNKAINKQAILDAVFQGAGKIAKNPIPPTIWSYNDAVQDDSYDPEAAKKMLADAGITSIDTKIWAMPVQRPYNPNARRMAEIIQADWAKVGVNAEIVSYEWGEYLKRSKDMDRDGAVLLGWTGDNGDPDNFLAVLLGCDGVGSANRAQWCHQPFEDLIQKAKVVSDPAERTKLYEEAQVVFKEQAPWATIAHSVVYEPIRTEVQNYKIDPFGGHIFYGVDLK
- a CDS encoding ABC transporter permease subunit — encoded protein: MFTFLLRKLGVILPTFFGVTLVAFVFIRMLPGDPVMLMAGERGMSEERHAQMMKQFGFDRPIWEQYLSYVGDLAQGDLGNSIITKKPVAEEFFTLFPATMELSLCAIIIAVFIGLPAGMLAATRRGSVFDHTVMAGALTGYSMPIFWWGLLLIIFFSGILGWTPVSGRISLMYYFEPVTGLMLIDSLLSGQKGAFASAISHLILPSVVLATIPMAVIARQTRSAMLEVLGEDYVRTARAKGLGPGRVIGLHALRNAMIPVITVIGLQVGVLFAGAILTETIFSWPGIGKWMVDSIFRRDYPSVQGGLLMIAAIVMTVNLIVDILYGLINPQIRHTD
- a CDS encoding ABC transporter permease subunit; its protein translation is MSDASSLQDTVIDTRQGGRMALLKEFWSYFSENRGAVIGLIFFVCIVLIAIFADFVAPHAPNQQYRDAFLQPPFWLDGGSLRFPLGTDAVGRDLLSRLIYGSRFSLFIGCVVVSVSLFAGIVLGLCAGFFRGRVDTFIMRIMDIVLAFPSLLLALVLVALLGPSLINAMIAIAIVQQPHYVRLTRAAVIGCMTKDYVTAARVIGVSRMRLMFVTILPNCMAPLIVQAALSFSTAILDAAALGFLGMGAQPPTPEWGTMLAEAREFILRAWWVVTFPGLAILLTVLAINLMGDGLRDALDPKLKRS
- a CDS encoding ABC transporter ATP-binding protein; this translates as MSLLEIENLSVSFLTAGGQFKAVDGVTLNVNPGDVVSVVGESGSGKSVAMLALMGLLPWTATVTADRLCFDGRDMLTLGRKERRAIIGSEMTMIFQEPMTSLNPCFTVGFQLTESLKVHKGMDRKQCRERAIELLELVGIPEPKRRLNAFPHQLSGGMSQRVMIAMAISCNPRLLIADEPTTALDVTIQAQILDLLLKLQKEKDMALILITHDMGVVAETADRVVVQYAGQQVEKQDVKGLFSDPHHPYAAALLASLPERSNAKILPSIPGVVPGQFDRPAGCLFSPRCSYATELCRTTAPKESSMELGRALCHYPLVGGRPTGHPEKGEDAA
- a CDS encoding ABC transporter ATP-binding protein, producing MNGNIVLEAENLKKHYEVRRGAFKAPAVVKALDGASFNLERGKTLAVVGESGCGKSTLARLVTLIEEPTSGVMKIDGVDLASISAAERRKYHAKVQIVFQDPYGSLNPRQKIGHALEEPLLVNTDTPKVERERLAREMLDLVGLRPEHYDRYPHMFSGGQRQRIAVARALMLEPEILVLDEPVSALDVSIQAQILNLLAELQERMNLAYLFISHDLSVVHHIADEVMVMYLGVPVESGNRETIFNNPKHPYTEALLSATPVADPFKEKKRIVLTGELPSPMNPPSGCTFHPRCPKMIDICPKEVPMPRQVGESLTACHVAKP
- a CDS encoding IclR family transcriptional regulator, which codes for MPKKVYAVSALIKANEILEFLLQKGEASFTEIHTTLGHPKSSTYKTISTLESLGFIREVGESARYTLGLRLIELGAKAAAHVDMTTEARPLVKMLSNDTERTVHLGILDGTEVIYLLKENVHGSISIDTWAGKRVGVHSTAMGKVLLAWKTEKEIDRILKGVDLVKLTPNTRVNAEEVKSGLQEVRKRGWATDDEENWKMVRCVSAPVRDNAGKVCAALSVSTLTDLDSYEQMLGITNKVIETARELSRRLGSPVSVES